Part of the Tepiditoga spiralis genome, AATATTTTTTTTACATCTTCATTTTTATTAATTCTCAGTGCAGCTTTTGCCTTTAATATCATTGCATCTATTTTAAAGTTTTTTTCTGGTAAAGAACTATTTACAACCTTTTCATAACGTTCTAATTCAAAAAGTATTTTTATTAAATAATACTTTGTTTCATCTAAATTTATCCCTATTTTTATTGCATGTTCAAACAATGAGATTGCTCTTTCACTTTCACCTTTTAGCATTAAGCATACACCCGCATTATGATAAAACATTGGTTCTTTTGAGTTTATCGATATTGCTTTTAAATACATTAAAAGTGCTTCATCGTATGATTTTTTTGATAGTAAATCATTCCCTATTTTATTATAATAATATGCATCATTCACCAAGGCCAACACCTTCTGTAAAGTAATAAAGAGTATCACTAAGTATTTGTTTATTCATATTTATTGTAACTTTAGTTTGTTTTATTCCCTGAACTATTGGTGGAGTTAAACTATAATCAATCATATCAACTGGATTATATGCAAAATTTAAATATTTGTTTAAATAATTTTCTTCTTCAGGAGATATTATTATTCCTCCAGTAGTATAAATAATATTATTTAAAACATCTGTTAAATCATTTAAGTCTCTTAAATAAAAAATAGAACTTCCAGATAGTAGTAATGGAATTATTTTTTCAGCTTTTGGTTTTTCTTTAATATTCCCCTTTGTTATTATAAAAGAATCTGTTTTTATTTGTGAAATTCCAGTTTTAAAAAATTCTTCTATTGAATTATATGTATATACATTAGTTTTAATAAAATTTCTTGTATAATTGAAATTAACTCTTCCCCCAGTGTCATTAACATAAAAATTTTTTAATAAATACTCTATATTATTTCCATTAAGATCTGATACATTTATCTTACCACTAACTTTCAATTTTTCTTTATCAAAAAATAATCCATATATATTTATATTGTATATAGATTTACTTTTAGAAACAACTCTTTTAATATACACATTACTATTTTTAGAATCTATTAAAGTTAAAATTCCATACTTTAGTTTGATTTTTCCATAAAAATTTTTTATTTTTGTTGGAGTTACTTTTTTATTTTCTAAATTAAAAATGAAAATTCCTTTCTTATAAGAATCAATTAATAATGGTCCCCATGGAAGAACTGTAATAGAGTTATAAAAATCATTTTTATCTAATTGAACTTTATCTATAACTCTTTTTGTTAAAGTATCATAAACATATATTTGTTTTGAAATTGATTCTAAAAGATAGATTTTATTTTGATAATAAACTCCAGATGTAAAGATTACATTATAATCAAATTTTTTTTGCTGTAAAATTTCACCATCGTATCCAAATATTGTTAAGTATCCTTTGTATGAATCAAAAGCACATATTCTTCCAGCATTATCAACATCAAATACAGCATAACTACCATCATTAGTCAATTTAAATAATTTAGATTCTGTATTTGTAGAAGTAGTACTTTCAGCAGTATCTTTAAAATTTATATTAAAAAAATTATTTTTTGCATAAGAATTAAAATAATAAATTCCTTTGTTTGTTCCAAGATATATTCTATTTAATTTATTATCACTAGTCATTCCATAATACGTCATTTTTGGTAATTTTATCCATTGTTCTTCATCATTTTTCTTAAAAATTCTATTATTTGTAGAATCTAATATATATATTTCAGAATTTAAAACTTCTGCATCTACTGGTGAATAAAACCTTTCATAACTTTTATAATTACCATTTATTTTTTCAATATCTAAAAAAATAGGTGTAGAATAATCCGTTAATGAAAATTTTTCAATATTTCTAATAAAATTTTTTAATGTATTAACATTTTCATTCTGCGCAGAAAAAAGCAGGATATTATCTAAATCCTGCTTGGCTTTATCTATTCTTCCAAGTTGTAAATCAAGTTTTGCAGCATAATACCAAAATTTTGGTATATCTTCAATATAAACTTCTCCAGAAATTGCATCAGCAAGCTTTATTCTTGCTTCATATTTTTTATTATCAAACAAGAGTTTTAAACTTTCTGAAAATTTTATTCTTGAATCAAACTCTCTTTTAGTTAATTCACTTGTAAAAACATTTATAAACAATAAAAGTAGAATAGAAATTAAAAAAAACTTTTTCATTTTTTAATTCCTTTCTTAAAAATTTTAAATATATCTGTTTTATTTTCATTTCCATTTAATAATCTAATTATATTATCTTTGTGTTTATATGTACCAATTATAGCCAATATAACCATTAAAATACCAAGTTTAAAATCATAAAAAAAACTAAATATTGATGAAAGTATTAAAGCTGATATTGAAGCAACAGATACATATTTTGTTACTAAAGTTATTGGTATCCATATCATAACAAAAATCAATCCTGATATTCCACTAAGTCCAAACATAACTCCAGCAGTTGAAGCTACTCCTTTTCCACCTTTAAATTTAAGCCAGATAGGATAATCATGTCCTATTATAGCAAAAAAGGCTGTTAAGTATGGTATCCAAGATATATTACCATAGAATATTTTTGCAACAAAAACTGGAATAAAAGCTTTAAAAATATCAAGCATTATTGATATAAAACCAGGTAAAAATCCAAGAGTTCTTAAAACATTAGTTCCTCCAACATTCCCACTTCCAACCTTTCTTATGTCTTTTCCAAATAAAGTTGGTATAATATAGCTAAAAGGTATAGAACCGGCAACATAACCCAGTATACAAAACAAAATTACCGAAGTCAACCTTTTCACACCTCCATAAAAACTATTTTTTTCTTTCTGCAAACTTTATAAACAATGGTGTTCCAACAAAAGGATCTATGTATTTTCTTATCATGTTTCTTAAACTCTGTGCATAAGTTTTAGGAATATTTTCTGGTTGATTTGAATAGAAAGTAAATACAGGTGGCTTTACATCTACTTGTGTTGCATAATAAAATTTAATTCTTTTTCCCTTTTTTACTGGTGGTGGAGAAACCATCAAATATCTTTCTAAAGCTGCATTTAAAGCACTCGTTGGTATTCTTCTATTTCTTGACTTATTTACTATATCTATTGAGTCAATAAGTTCTTCTATACCCCACCCTCTCTCTGCTGATGTATATATTGCAGGACTATACTTTATATAATAAAATTCTTTTTCAAAATATTCTTCATATTCTTTTTTCTTAATAGATTGATTTTTAACAAGATCCCATTTATTAAAAGCAACTATTGTTGCTTTTCCTTTGTTTTCTGCAAGACCTGCAACTTTTTGATCTTGATGAGTTATTCCTTCGGTTGAATCAACTACAATAATAACAACATCAGCTCTTTCAATAGCTTTTATTGTTCTAACTATTGAATACATTTCAACAGTTCCATATTCAACAGTTGATTTTTTTCTCATACCAGCTGTATCTATAAACTTATATTTTTTACCATCGAACTCTACTATTTCATCAACAATATCTCTTGTTGTTCCTGGTATATCAGAAACAATAGCTTTTTTTAATCCTGTGATTTTATTAAACAATGATGATTTTCCAGCATTTGGTTTTCCTATTATTGCAACTTTTACTATTTCATCATCATTTTCTTCCCTTAAAGTTGTGTCAATTCCTTGTTGTTCCAATCTTTCTAAGATTGTATCTATCAATTCATCAATATTTTTATTGTGTTCTGCTGATACTGGAATAGGTTCCCCAAATCCTATTTCATAAAGTTCTGGAAGAATATTTCTTTCATACTTTTCATAAGATTCTATTTTATTTGCAACAAATACTATTTCTACTCCAGCTTTTCTTAAAAACTCTACTACATGTATATCTTCAGAAGTTATTCCTTCTCTTCCATCAATTACAAATAAAACTAAAGAAGCTTCCTTTACACTACTTAAGACTACTTGTTTTTGTTGTCTTTCTATAATACCCTCAGGATTTTCAAATATTCCACAAGTATCAACTAAGGTGAAGGCACGCTCACCCCAGCGTGCCTCACCGTAAACATGATCTCTGGTAACTCCAGGGAAATCTAATACTATTGATTTTTTTTCTCTTATTATTCTGTTAAATAAAGTTGATTTTCCGACGTTTGGTTTTCCTATTATTAAAACTATTGGTTCTGCCATTTTCTCACCTCTTAGGCATTAAGCATCTTCATTTACTTTTTTTATTGCCTCATCTAATTCTTTTCTTTCTTCATCTTTTATAACATCTAATACACTTATTACCATATTACCTTTTTTTTCTTCATTTTCAAATTCTATATCTAATACTTTAGCTTTTAATGAATCTCCTATTTTTAAAACATTTTTTATATCTTCTATTTTTTCATAAGATACTTTTTTTACTGGTAAAAAGGCTTCAACATTATAATCTTCAACAATAACAACGGCTCCAGTTCCTGCATATCTAATCACTTTTCCATTTATATAGTCTCCAACCTTTAATTCATTAACAACTTTTTTCCAAGGGTTTTCAATTGCTTGTTTTATAGAAAGTTTCATTTTTTGATTTTCCTTATCAATATCTAAAACTTTAACTTTTACATTATCACCATCATTTAAAGCTTCTTCTACATTGTCAACAAAGTTCCATGAAAGTTCAGAAACATGTACAAATCCAGTTATTCCTTCTTCAAGCTTTATTATAGCTCCATTTGGTAAAACTTTTTCAACTTTTCCACCAACTACATTTCCAATATTATATTTATTTTCAATTTCTTCCCAAGGATTTCCTAAAACCTGTTTATAACTCAAAGATAATCTATTTTTTTCTCTATTTATTCCAAGAACCTTAACTTCAACTTTGTCTCCAATTGAAACAACATCTTTAATTTTTCCTCTTCTTGCCCAAAAAACTTCTGATTCATGTACTAATCCTTCTACACCTGATTCTACTTTTACTGTGAAACCAAATGGGAAAATATTTGTTACTATTCCAGTAACAACACTGTCTATTGGATATTTTTCTTCTATATTCGTCCAAGGGTTATCTTTTAATTGCTTTAAAGATATTGATATTTTTTTCTTATCTTGATCTAATCTAATTATTACTCCTTTTACCTTTGAACCAATTTTTAATACTTCATTTATATTTACATTCTTATCCCAACTAATTTCACTTACTGGTATTAAAGCATTAACATAATCATTTAACTTAACAAAAGCACCAAAATTTTTAATGCTATCTACAGTTCCTTCTACTATCATATTTTCTTTATAATTTTCATAAATTTCTCTTTGTTGTTCTTCAATTATATCTTTTCTTGAAACTACTATTCTTCTTCCCCTAACTGATATTACTTTCATATCCATTTCATTTTCAGGCATTTTATCTGTTGGTTTTAACATAGATAAAGAACCAGGTAAAAA contains:
- a CDS encoding S1 RNA-binding domain-containing protein, which produces MEEMSFEELLNENEMNEIKRGKLFKGEVVRIASDGIWVSLEATGDALVKSDELVKNISEYKIGDPISVVVTKTNDETGINSASERRALGEKLREEIKEGAVLKTKFEKRLEKGYQVLIGNAVRAFLPGSLSMLKPTDKMPENEMDMKVISVRGRRIVVSRKDIIEEQQREIYENYKENMIVEGTVDSIKNFGAFVKLNDYVNALIPVSEISWDKNVNINEVLKIGSKVKGVIIRLDQDKKKISISLKQLKDNPWTNIEEKYPIDSVVTGIVTNIFPFGFTVKVESGVEGLVHESEVFWARRGKIKDVVSIGDKVEVKVLGINREKNRLSLSYKQVLGNPWEEIENKYNIGNVVGGKVEKVLPNGAIIKLEEGITGFVHVSELSWNFVDNVEEALNDGDNVKVKVLDIDKENQKMKLSIKQAIENPWKKVVNELKVGDYINGKVIRYAGTGAVVIVEDYNVEAFLPVKKVSYEKIEDIKNVLKIGDSLKAKVLDIEFENEEKKGNMVISVLDVIKDEERKELDEAIKKVNEDA
- the plsY gene encoding glycerol-3-phosphate 1-O-acyltransferase PlsY, with protein sequence MTSVILFCILGYVAGSIPFSYIIPTLFGKDIRKVGSGNVGGTNVLRTLGFLPGFISIMLDIFKAFIPVFVAKIFYGNISWIPYLTAFFAIIGHDYPIWLKFKGGKGVASTAGVMFGLSGISGLIFVMIWIPITLVTKYVSVASISALILSSIFSFFYDFKLGILMVILAIIGTYKHKDNIIRLLNGNENKTDIFKIFKKGIKK
- a CDS encoding tetratricopeptide repeat protein encodes the protein MVNDAYYYNKIGNDLLSKKSYDEALLMYLKAISINSKEPMFYHNAGVCLMLKGESERAISLFEHAIKIGINLDETKYYLIKILFELERYEKVVNSSLPEKNFKIDAMILKAKAALRINKNEDVKKILNELEILGYTSQETELIQKMI
- the der gene encoding ribosome biogenesis GTPase Der; its protein translation is MAEPIVLIIGKPNVGKSTLFNRIIREKKSIVLDFPGVTRDHVYGEARWGERAFTLVDTCGIFENPEGIIERQQKQVVLSSVKEASLVLFVIDGREGITSEDIHVVEFLRKAGVEIVFVANKIESYEKYERNILPELYEIGFGEPIPVSAEHNKNIDELIDTILERLEQQGIDTTLREENDDEIVKVAIIGKPNAGKSSLFNKITGLKKAIVSDIPGTTRDIVDEIVEFDGKKYKFIDTAGMRKKSTVEYGTVEMYSIVRTIKAIERADVVIIVVDSTEGITHQDQKVAGLAENKGKATIVAFNKWDLVKNQSIKKKEYEEYFEKEFYYIKYSPAIYTSAERGWGIEELIDSIDIVNKSRNRRIPTSALNAALERYLMVSPPPVKKGKRIKFYYATQVDVKPPVFTFYSNQPENIPKTYAQSLRNMIRKYIDPFVGTPLFIKFAERKK